One Desulfovibrio sp. genomic window carries:
- a CDS encoding phosphoenolpyruvate synthase: MAKAAPKAPTKEKKDLTKKLILTGADISVIGEESELLVGGKNYNTAIISQVPGIRAPQFRAVSSIAFHKLLDETKVNAALIRQTVDHEYNRVDWTSEEVNKDPEFLKHFVRTLAQEVKATAAEKATLIKLRTFVNNVVEGFATSPEGIDQLRKRSVLVQVAILCVELPEEVAEAVRSAYQDICRDAGLEDVPVAVRSSAAGEDSRKKAFAGLQDTYLNIVGDDRVVEAYQWDCSSAYNLRSMTYRREAILDAVSLAERTGDDTIAEQAKQEWAIENTSLSVCIMRMINPVISGTAFSADTATGCRGTDRRDLVSIDCSYGLGEAVVGGMVTPDKLFVFQSEDSREVVIRFMGFKDNKIIYDERGGTKIVPVDELEAYRWALSLAQAEEVARGVRAISKAYGGMIMDTEFCIDQSERLWFVQARPETRWNEEFEQHPDTIFMRRMEVDKNALSRAEVILEGNGASRGAGQGTVRFLRSALELNKINKGDILAADRTDPDMVPGMRVASAILADVGGDTSHAAITSRELGIPAVIGIQRAELLRSLDGQEVTVDGSRGVAYRGLLPLVAVGGEMDLSKLPATKTKIGLILADVGQALFLSRLRSVQDFEVGLLRAEFMLGNIGVHPMALEAYDQGTLNQLVDKKLQEYDRRLTKVIKEQMAAGYITLDLKLRQYVGLVTGLAKELENLTEREGARGTDEVLAIHRRLRELDKKLDEYLGNATRRLDVLKTSTSLEDHVAVIMGYWEELSDTATHADAVKRRMEVKAHVGERAQAVAKEPFIIETLEKISQMRAEIARQVGIQRDMEEVRTLPGRISKQLRSRGYRTGKELYVQTLAQNLALFAMAFYGRPIIYRTTDFKSNEYRNLVGGMLFESFEDNPMLGYRGVSRNIHDWEIESFKLARGVFGGKNLQMMLPFVRTLEEARSTRRYLSRVHKMRSGEDGLKIHLMSEIPSNAILAKEFIAEFDGFSIGSNDMTQMVLATDRDNPSLKHIYDEEDPAVVWAILVTIFTGQKMGKKVGFCGQGVSNSLILRGLVSIAGIVSASVVPDTYYQTKFDVAAVEALNIPVSRLGGWLSEQHLNRLHELLKAHKYEHILKKYKSSKDLDEWYEGELTRLCTQLRDHLDTPKEGFYRQELEKFRAAFHKPVIYAAWDWEKTVGDALYHAGFSDWEEQATAMEAQRKKTW, translated from the coding sequence ATGGCTAAAGCCGCTCCTAAAGCTCCCACCAAGGAGAAAAAAGACTTGACCAAGAAGCTCATCCTCACCGGAGCCGATATCTCCGTTATCGGCGAGGAGTCCGAGCTTCTGGTGGGGGGCAAGAACTATAACACCGCCATCATAAGCCAGGTTCCTGGCATCCGCGCTCCTCAGTTCAGGGCGGTTTCCTCCATCGCTTTCCATAAGCTTCTCGATGAGACCAAGGTCAATGCGGCTCTCATCCGCCAGACCGTGGACCACGAATATAACCGCGTCGACTGGACCAGCGAAGAGGTCAACAAAGACCCGGAATTCCTCAAGCACTTCGTTCGCACCCTGGCGCAGGAGGTGAAAGCCACCGCTGCCGAAAAGGCCACGCTCATAAAGCTTCGGACCTTCGTGAACAACGTGGTCGAGGGTTTCGCCACCTCCCCGGAAGGCATCGACCAGCTTCGCAAGCGTAGCGTTTTGGTGCAAGTGGCCATCCTCTGCGTCGAATTGCCCGAAGAAGTAGCCGAGGCAGTTCGCAGCGCCTATCAGGACATCTGCCGCGACGCCGGACTCGAAGACGTGCCCGTGGCTGTGCGCTCCTCCGCGGCTGGAGAAGATTCCCGCAAGAAGGCCTTTGCCGGACTTCAGGACACCTACTTGAACATCGTGGGCGACGACCGCGTGGTGGAAGCCTACCAGTGGGACTGCTCCTCGGCCTACAACCTGCGTTCCATGACCTATCGCCGCGAGGCCATCCTGGACGCGGTCTCCCTGGCCGAACGCACCGGCGACGACACGATAGCCGAACAGGCCAAGCAGGAATGGGCCATCGAGAACACCTCGCTCTCGGTGTGCATCATGCGCATGATCAACCCCGTGATCTCGGGGACGGCCTTTTCCGCGGACACCGCCACCGGCTGCCGGGGAACCGACCGCAGGGATCTGGTCTCCATCGACTGTTCCTACGGCCTGGGCGAAGCCGTTGTGGGTGGCATGGTCACCCCGGACAAGCTCTTCGTGTTCCAGAGCGAGGACTCCCGCGAGGTGGTCATCCGCTTCATGGGCTTCAAGGACAACAAGATCATTTACGACGAGCGTGGCGGCACCAAGATCGTGCCCGTGGACGAGCTCGAGGCCTACCGCTGGGCTTTGTCCCTGGCCCAGGCCGAGGAAGTGGCCAGGGGCGTGCGCGCCATCTCCAAGGCGTACGGCGGCATGATCATGGACACCGAGTTCTGCATCGACCAGTCCGAACGGCTCTGGTTCGTGCAGGCCAGGCCCGAGACCCGCTGGAACGAGGAGTTCGAGCAGCACCCGGACACCATCTTCATGCGCCGCATGGAAGTGGACAAGAATGCACTGTCCCGGGCCGAGGTGATCCTTGAAGGCAACGGCGCCTCCCGAGGCGCCGGGCAGGGCACCGTGCGCTTCCTGCGCTCGGCCTTGGAGCTCAACAAGATCAACAAGGGCGACATTCTGGCCGCTGACCGCACCGATCCGGACATGGTGCCTGGCATGCGCGTGGCCTCGGCCATTTTGGCCGACGTAGGCGGAGACACTTCGCACGCGGCCATCACCTCGCGCGAACTCGGCATCCCGGCGGTCATCGGCATCCAGCGCGCTGAACTGCTGCGCTCCCTGGACGGCCAGGAAGTCACCGTGGACGGCTCGCGCGGCGTGGCCTACCGGGGGCTGTTGCCCCTGGTCGCCGTGGGCGGCGAGATGGACCTCTCGAAACTCCCCGCCACCAAGACCAAGATCGGCCTCATCCTGGCCGACGTGGGCCAGGCCCTGTTCCTGTCCCGCCTGCGCTCGGTGCAGGACTTCGAAGTTGGCCTTCTGCGCGCCGAGTTCATGCTGGGCAACATCGGCGTGCACCCCATGGCGCTTGAAGCCTATGACCAGGGCACATTGAATCAGCTTGTCGACAAAAAGCTCCAGGAATACGACCGCCGCCTGACCAAGGTCATCAAGGAGCAGATGGCCGCGGGCTATATCACCCTGGACTTGAAGCTCAGACAATACGTCGGGCTGGTCACCGGTCTGGCCAAGGAACTTGAAAACCTTACAGAACGCGAGGGCGCGCGCGGCACCGACGAAGTGCTGGCCATCCACCGCCGCCTGCGCGAGCTGGACAAGAAGCTCGACGAATACCTGGGCAACGCCACCAGGCGCCTGGACGTGCTCAAAACGTCCACCAGCCTGGAAGACCACGTGGCCGTCATCATGGGCTACTGGGAAGAATTAAGCGACACCGCGACCCATGCCGACGCCGTGAAGCGCCGCATGGAGGTCAAGGCCCACGTGGGCGAGCGAGCCCAGGCCGTGGCCAAGGAACCCTTCATCATCGAGACGCTGGAGAAGATCAGCCAGATGCGCGCCGAGATCGCCCGCCAGGTGGGCATCCAGCGCGACATGGAAGAGGTCCGCACCCTGCCCGGCCGCATCTCCAAGCAGCTGCGTTCGCGCGGCTACCGCACCGGCAAGGAACTCTACGTCCAGACCCTGGCCCAGAACCTGGCGCTTTTCGCCATGGCTTTCTACGGCAGGCCCATCATCTACCGCACCACTGACTTCAAATCCAACGAGTACCGCAACCTTGTCGGCGGCATGCTCTTCGAATCCTTCGAGGACAACCCGATGCTGGGTTACCGCGGCGTTTCCCGCAACATCCACGACTGGGAGATCGAGTCCTTCAAGCTCGCCCGGGGAGTGTTCGGCGGCAAGAACCTCCAGATGATGCTGCCCTTCGTGCGCACCCTGGAGGAAGCCCGCAGCACGCGCCGCTACCTGTCTCGCGTGCACAAGATGCGCTCCGGCGAGGACGGCCTGAAGATCCACCTCATGAGCGAAATCCCCTCCAACGCCATTCTGGCCAAGGAGTTCATCGCGGAGTTCGACGGCTTCTCCATCGGCTCCAACGACATGACCCAGATGGTGCTGGCCACCGACCGCGACAACCCGAGCCTGAAGCACATCTACGACGAAGAGGACCCGGCCGTGGTCTGGGCCATCCTGGTGACCATCTTCACCGGACAGAAGATGGGCAAGAAAGTGGGCTTCTGCGGCCAGGGCGTGTCCAACAGCCTCATCCTGCGCGGCCTGGTGTCCATCGCGGGCATCGTGAGCGCCTCGGTGGTGCCCGACACCTACTACCAGACCAAGTTCGACGTGGCCGCCGTGGAGGCCTTGAACATCCCTGTGTCCAGGCTTGGCGGCTGGCTCTCCGAGCAGCACCTGAACAGGCTGCACGAGCTCTTGAAGGCTCACAAGTACGAGCACATCCTGAAGAAGTACAAGTCGTCCAAGGATCTCGACGAATGGTACGAGGGCGAACTGACCAGGCTGTGCACCCAGCTGCGCGACCACCTGGACACCCCCAAGGAGGGCTTCTACCGTCAGGAGCTGGAGAAGTTCCGCGCGGCTTTCCATAAGCCCGTTATCTATGCCGCCTGGGACTGGGAGAAGACCGTGGGCGACGCCCTCTACCACGCCGGCTTCAGCGACTGGGAAGAGCAGGCCACGGCCATGGAAGCGCAGAGGAAGAAGACCTGGTAG
- a CDS encoding YgiQ family radical SAM protein: MPRTPISQPDFLPMSRSEMERLGWDELDVLLVTGDAYVDHPSFGAPLLGRWLVCHGYKTGIVAQPRWDEVDDVTAMGRPRLFAGVTAGSLDSMLSHYTAFRKKRSDDAYTPGGLSGKRPNRAAIAYTNLARRAFPGLPVVLGGIEASLRRISHYDFWSDSLRRSILLDAKATLVLYGMAEHSVLALAEALDRLAEEGGEVKSVFSSIPGAVYAGRAGDAPGGAELMELPSHEAILADPKLLVEATLLLERHVHQNRQVAVQQSGDRHVFITSPGEGLDGAELDELYALPFSRKAHPSYSQPIPATEMIKGSLNIHRGCAGGCSFCTLALHQGRKIRSRSRESVLEEAGRLAGMKGFSGSISDVGGPSANMWGGYCAGEMAECKRPSCLTPRICKHFRVDQKDFVNLLEDVGAVPGVKHVRVASGWRMDLGLADKAALGRMIREFTGGQAKVAPEHMGGRILRLMRKPSFAVFEQFTELFERESARAGKEQYIVPYLMSAFPGCTQEDMRELAGWLKSKGWKPSQVQCFIPLPGTAAAAMYFAGTDLEGNPLHVATTDAERLSQHAILSPERDNRPGRPAPARSSRPAPAHPREGRRPDRVGKHTSNQDSKHASGQDGRRPSSKDSKRSSHPGKTHEPGQDEKRRADQDAKRIAGRGGKRRGPKGR; this comes from the coding sequence ATGCCCCGCACGCCCATAAGCCAGCCCGATTTTCTCCCAATGAGCCGTTCCGAGATGGAGCGGCTGGGTTGGGACGAGCTCGACGTCCTGCTCGTCACTGGCGACGCCTACGTGGATCATCCGTCCTTCGGCGCGCCGCTTCTTGGGCGCTGGCTGGTTTGCCACGGCTACAAAACCGGCATCGTGGCCCAGCCGCGCTGGGACGAAGTGGACGACGTGACCGCCATGGGCCGCCCCCGCCTGTTCGCCGGGGTGACTGCGGGATCGCTTGATTCCATGTTGTCCCATTACACGGCGTTTCGCAAAAAACGCTCCGACGACGCCTACACACCCGGCGGCCTGTCCGGAAAACGGCCGAACCGGGCCGCGATAGCCTACACCAACCTGGCGCGCCGGGCCTTTCCCGGCTTGCCGGTCGTCCTGGGCGGCATCGAGGCGTCCCTTCGGCGCATCTCCCACTATGATTTCTGGTCCGACTCGCTCAGGCGCTCCATTCTGCTGGATGCCAAAGCCACGCTTGTGCTCTACGGCATGGCCGAGCACTCGGTCCTTGCCCTGGCCGAAGCGCTTGACCGGCTGGCCGAAGAGGGTGGTGAGGTAAAAAGCGTGTTTTCCAGCATACCGGGCGCGGTATATGCCGGGAGAGCCGGGGACGCCCCCGGGGGGGCGGAACTCATGGAGCTGCCCTCCCACGAAGCCATTCTGGCTGACCCGAAGCTGCTCGTTGAAGCGACGCTTCTGCTCGAACGCCATGTTCACCAGAACCGTCAGGTCGCGGTGCAGCAGTCAGGCGACCGCCACGTGTTCATCACCTCCCCAGGGGAGGGGCTTGACGGGGCTGAACTGGACGAGCTCTATGCCTTGCCGTTCTCCAGGAAGGCTCATCCGTCCTATTCCCAGCCCATACCGGCCACGGAGATGATCAAGGGCAGCCTGAACATCCACCGGGGCTGCGCTGGCGGGTGCTCCTTCTGCACCCTGGCCCTGCACCAGGGGAGAAAAATCCGCTCCCGCAGCCGCGAGTCGGTTCTGGAGGAGGCCGGACGCCTGGCCGGGATGAAGGGATTTTCCGGAAGCATTAGCGACGTGGGCGGGCCCAGCGCCAATATGTGGGGCGGATACTGCGCGGGGGAGATGGCCGAATGCAAGCGCCCCAGCTGTCTGACTCCAAGGATATGCAAGCATTTCCGGGTGGATCAGAAGGATTTCGTCAACCTGCTTGAGGATGTGGGCGCAGTACCCGGGGTCAAGCATGTGCGCGTGGCCAGCGGCTGGCGCATGGATCTGGGCCTGGCGGACAAGGCGGCGCTTGGCAGGATGATCCGGGAGTTCACCGGAGGCCAGGCCAAGGTGGCACCCGAGCACATGGGCGGGCGAATTCTGCGGCTCATGCGCAAACCCTCCTTTGCGGTGTTTGAGCAGTTCACGGAGCTCTTCGAGCGTGAATCCGCAAGGGCTGGCAAGGAGCAGTACATCGTCCCCTACCTCATGAGCGCCTTTCCCGGCTGCACGCAGGAGGACATGCGTGAATTGGCCGGGTGGCTTAAGTCCAAAGGCTGGAAGCCGAGCCAGGTGCAGTGCTTCATCCCTCTTCCGGGAACGGCTGCAGCGGCCATGTACTTCGCGGGAACCGACCTGGAGGGCAATCCGCTCCATGTGGCAACCACCGATGCCGAGCGCCTGAGCCAGCACGCCATCTTATCCCCGGAAAGGGACAATCGTCCGGGCCGGCCCGCGCCAGCCAGATCGAGCCGGCCTGCGCCAGCGCACCCCCGTGAAGGACGCAGGCCGGACCGGGTCGGAAAACACACGTCGAATCAGGACTCGAAGCACGCGTCTGGCCAGGATGGGCGACGCCCGTCCAGTAAGGACTCGAAACGATCGTCTCATCCTGGCAAGACCCATGAACCCGGCCAGGACGAGAAGCGCAGGGCCGACCAGGACGCAAAGAGGATCGCGGGACGCGGCGGGAAGCGTCGCGGTCCCAAGGGAAGATAG
- the msrB gene encoding peptide-methionine (R)-S-oxide reductase MsrB, protein MRATGWFLTLIAAGCVWPLGDGAMAVTAEELSPKPGEAVATFAGGCFWCTESDFEKLQGVTRVISGYSGGKEKNPTYQDVSAGATGHLESIQLYFDPKKVSYADLVEYLWQHIDPTDAGGQFVDRGKQYRSAIFYHDEEQRKVAEESKERLAKSGKFGNKAIVTEILPFQSFYPAEDYHQDYFRNNPVRYNYYRWGSGRDQFLKKTWGDKPETSKSTSEPVAPPKPFKKPSDDELKKTLSPMQYKVTQHEGTEQPFKNEYNDNKRQGIYVDVVSGEPLFSSLDKFDSGTGWPSFTRPLVPGNIVAKEDRTLFSVRTEIRSKFADSHLGHVFEDGPPPTGLRYCMNSAALKFIPVEDLEKEGYGQYVKLFQ, encoded by the coding sequence ATGCGCGCGACAGGCTGGTTTTTGACCCTCATCGCGGCCGGATGTGTCTGGCCGCTTGGAGATGGAGCCATGGCGGTGACTGCGGAAGAATTAAGTCCCAAGCCCGGCGAGGCCGTGGCCACATTCGCCGGGGGCTGCTTCTGGTGTACCGAGTCCGACTTCGAGAAGCTCCAGGGGGTCACCCGCGTGATCTCGGGCTACTCCGGCGGCAAGGAGAAGAACCCCACCTACCAGGATGTCTCGGCCGGAGCCACCGGCCATCTGGAGTCCATCCAGCTGTATTTCGATCCCAAGAAGGTGAGTTACGCCGATCTGGTGGAGTATCTGTGGCAACACATTGACCCCACCGACGCCGGAGGGCAGTTCGTTGACCGGGGCAAGCAGTACCGGTCGGCCATCTTCTACCACGACGAGGAACAGCGCAAAGTTGCCGAAGAGTCCAAGGAACGCCTGGCCAAGTCCGGGAAGTTCGGCAACAAGGCAATAGTTACCGAGATCCTTCCTTTCCAGTCCTTTTATCCAGCGGAGGACTACCACCAGGATTACTTCCGTAACAATCCGGTGCGCTACAACTACTACCGCTGGGGCTCCGGCCGCGACCAGTTCCTGAAAAAGACGTGGGGAGACAAGCCGGAGACCAGCAAGAGCACAAGCGAGCCTGTCGCTCCGCCCAAGCCCTTCAAGAAGCCCAGCGACGACGAACTCAAGAAAACGCTCAGCCCCATGCAGTACAAGGTGACCCAGCACGAGGGGACCGAGCAGCCTTTCAAGAACGAATACAACGACAACAAGCGCCAGGGCATCTATGTGGACGTGGTTTCCGGAGAGCCGCTCTTTTCCTCCCTGGACAAGTTCGACTCCGGCACGGGCTGGCCGAGCTTCACCCGGCCTTTGGTGCCCGGGAACATCGTGGCCAAGGAAGACAGGACGCTGTTCAGCGTGCGTACCGAGATACGTTCCAAATTCGCGGATTCGCACCTGGGCCACGTATTCGAGGACGGCCCCCCCCCCACTGGCCTGCGCTACTGCATGAATTCGGCGGCACTTAAGTTCATTCCTGTCGAGGACTTGGAAAAAGAGGGCTACGGGCAGTACGTCAAACTGTTTCAATAG
- a CDS encoding YceI family protein, translating into MRTSRVLLILFVLAWAGVAAAASGDALSGPTLVLAGGEGVQVAKTYTPEQGDVRPAQGGAIASWSFDPAHCSIVFFVKHILAKVPGSFDVYSGTVRFDPANPEAGSIDVSVDLKSVNTGIQKRDEHLRSPDFFDVAKYPAMWFVSQKIVKKGENKYVAEGDLTIKDVTKRIELSFTFLGTKPSPMEKGKQVAGFEATFSINMLDYHVGDGKFQQMGVLGETVDIILNMEMLR; encoded by the coding sequence ATGCGAACGAGCAGGGTATTGCTGATTCTTTTCGTGCTTGCCTGGGCTGGAGTGGCCGCGGCCGCGTCAGGGGATGCTTTGTCAGGTCCCACTCTCGTACTGGCCGGCGGGGAAGGGGTCCAGGTGGCCAAAACCTACACCCCGGAACAGGGCGACGTCCGGCCAGCCCAGGGTGGAGCCATTGCGTCCTGGAGCTTCGACCCGGCGCACTGCTCCATAGTCTTTTTCGTCAAGCACATCTTGGCCAAGGTGCCGGGAAGCTTCGACGTCTACTCCGGGACCGTCCGGTTTGACCCGGCCAACCCCGAGGCCGGTTCCATAGACGTCAGCGTGGACTTAAAGAGCGTGAACACCGGCATCCAGAAGCGCGACGAGCACTTGAGGAGTCCGGACTTTTTCGATGTGGCCAAGTATCCGGCCATGTGGTTCGTCAGTCAGAAGATCGTGAAGAAGGGTGAGAACAAGTACGTGGCCGAGGGCGATCTGACCATAAAGGACGTGACCAAGCGCATCGAGCTGTCGTTCACCTTCCTGGGAACGAAGCCTTCTCCCATGGAAAAGGGGAAGCAGGTGGCGGGATTCGAAGCCACATTTTCCATCAATATGCTCGACTATCATGTGGGGGACGGCAAGTTCCAGCAGATGGGGGTGCTGGGCGAGACCGTGGACATCATCTTGAATATGGAGATGCTGCGGTAG
- a CDS encoding zinc-dependent alcohol dehydrogenase family protein yields the protein MKAMLLHTFGDKPDFRPADIPKPSLKPGHILVRVAASSVNPIDIKIRKLKPAFAPALPAILGMDMAGVVEAVGDGVHPFKPGDEVYGCPGGVGDIPGALAEYMLADARLVAKKPRTLSMVEAAALPLVTITAWEALFDRSRVAPGQHVLIHGGAGGVGHVAVQLAKAHGARVAATVSSPDKAALASSFGTDDIINYRQESVDEYVARLTNDRGFDAVFDTVGGTTLETSFTAVRTKGVVASTNTRSSHDLSPLHAKGLTLTVVFMLLPLLTGDGRERHGDILSLAADLADAGKLRPHLAEKRFMLDEIAQAHDYLDSGQAVGKVVVEIR from the coding sequence ATGAAAGCCATGCTCTTGCATACCTTTGGCGACAAGCCGGATTTCCGCCCGGCTGACATCCCAAAACCTTCGCTGAAACCCGGCCACATACTGGTGCGGGTGGCGGCCAGCAGCGTCAATCCCATCGACATTAAGATCCGCAAGCTGAAACCGGCCTTCGCACCCGCACTGCCCGCCATCCTTGGCATGGACATGGCCGGGGTGGTGGAGGCTGTGGGCGACGGAGTCCACCCATTCAAACCCGGGGATGAAGTATACGGCTGTCCGGGCGGCGTCGGGGATATTCCCGGCGCCCTGGCCGAATACATGCTGGCGGACGCCAGGCTCGTGGCAAAAAAGCCTCGGACCCTTTCCATGGTCGAGGCGGCCGCCCTCCCCCTGGTGACCATCACCGCTTGGGAAGCACTGTTCGACCGCTCCCGCGTGGCTCCGGGCCAGCATGTCCTGATTCACGGCGGAGCCGGAGGCGTGGGGCATGTGGCCGTGCAGCTGGCCAAGGCCCATGGCGCGCGCGTGGCCGCTACCGTGTCTTCTCCCGACAAGGCCGCGCTGGCCTCATCCTTCGGAACGGACGACATCATCAACTACCGTCAGGAGTCCGTGGACGAATACGTGGCCCGGCTTACGAACGACCGGGGGTTCGACGCCGTGTTCGACACCGTGGGCGGGACCACTCTGGAGACCTCGTTTACGGCCGTGCGCACAAAGGGCGTGGTGGCTTCCACCAACACCCGCTCCAGCCACGACCTTTCCCCGCTGCACGCAAAGGGTCTTACCCTGACCGTGGTGTTCATGCTCCTGCCGCTTTTAACCGGGGATGGCCGCGAGCGGCACGGAGACATACTCTCTCTGGCCGCGGACCTTGCTGACGCGGGCAAACTTCGCCCGCATCTGGCGGAAAAACGATTCATGCTGGATGAAATAGCCCAGGCGCACGACTACCTGGACAGCGGCCAGGCCGTGGGCAAGGTGGTGGTGGAGATTCGTTGA
- a CDS encoding beta-lactamase family protein codes for MNRVRCLLLFVLVCSTSPLASGPVLAQASLDAMLRPYLASHGLPALAAAVVKNGEIVAAGAVGTRRMGADAPVTLNDRFHIGSDTKAMTALLAAMLVEEGALRWNSTPAAVFPEFAPGMDPGFAKVTLEQLLSHSGGLPTDNEVIGEVWKQAMLQGGNLDTMRRFVVEAWSTMPLASSPGARFEYSNMGYVIAGAMIERAAGRTWDELMVERIFSPLGLSTAGLGCQASLGKVDAPLGHIMIDGKAQALLAGPNCDNPSIIGPAGIAHLSILDFARWASWNAGEGKRGPALVSPKTARKLHTPVIGFTPREDAKPGTPKIKGGYGFGWGVVKIDSVSHPLLQHGGSNTYNLAQVLVDTKKNLAVVMAANIGGEKADEAMGILMRELYAKYAVAAKN; via the coding sequence ATGAACAGAGTCCGATGCCTCCTGTTGTTCGTTCTGGTCTGCTCAACCTCGCCCCTCGCATCCGGACCGGTTTTGGCGCAGGCTTCGCTCGACGCCATGCTGCGGCCGTATCTCGCCAGCCACGGCCTCCCGGCCCTGGCTGCCGCTGTGGTCAAAAACGGTGAGATAGTTGCCGCCGGGGCGGTGGGTACGCGCCGGATGGGGGCGGATGCCCCGGTGACATTGAACGACAGATTCCACATCGGCTCGGACACCAAGGCCATGACCGCTCTTCTCGCGGCCATGCTGGTGGAGGAGGGGGCGCTGCGCTGGAATTCGACCCCGGCCGCGGTCTTTCCTGAATTCGCACCCGGGATGGACCCCGGATTCGCCAAAGTCACCCTGGAACAGCTCCTGTCGCACTCGGGCGGCCTGCCCACGGACAACGAGGTCATCGGCGAGGTCTGGAAACAGGCGATGCTTCAGGGCGGAAATCTCGACACCATGCGCCGTTTCGTGGTTGAGGCATGGAGTACAATGCCGCTCGCCTCTTCTCCGGGGGCACGCTTCGAGTATTCCAACATGGGCTATGTCATCGCCGGGGCCATGATCGAGCGGGCCGCAGGAAGAACCTGGGACGAGCTGATGGTGGAGCGGATCTTTTCGCCCCTCGGCCTTTCCACCGCCGGGCTTGGTTGCCAGGCCTCTCTCGGCAAGGTGGACGCGCCCCTGGGGCACATAATGATTGACGGCAAGGCGCAGGCGTTGTTGGCAGGGCCCAACTGCGACAATCCTTCCATCATCGGGCCGGCCGGGATAGCGCACCTGTCGATTCTGGACTTCGCCCGCTGGGCCTCCTGGAACGCGGGGGAGGGAAAACGCGGTCCGGCCCTGGTCAGCCCCAAAACCGCGCGCAAGCTGCATACGCCGGTCATAGGCTTCACACCCAGGGAGGACGCCAAGCCGGGCACGCCGAAGATCAAGGGCGGATACGGCTTCGGCTGGGGGGTGGTGAAGATTGATTCCGTATCACATCCGCTTCTGCAGCACGGTGGGTCCAACACCTATAACCTGGCGCAAGTCTTGGTGGACACGAAAAAGAACCTGGCCGTGGTCATGGCCGCCAACATCGGCGGTGAAAAGGCCGACGAAGCCATGGGCATCCTGATGCGGGAACTGTACGCGAAATACGCTGTGGCGGCGAAGAACTGA
- a CDS encoding M23 family metallopeptidase has protein sequence MGKFLSFLLLLILVGLGIGAYFFTRDMAAPEVVLSPDRAVTGSKREFLATAKDPGSGIKTLKVSVLQAQKETTVISKNYDGAPREIQEKFSLDQAGLREGQFDLVLVVTDKSVFNFSAGNTTRITKTMTLDNRAPVISVLSQAHIIKQGGACGVVYQVNKDVERSGVQVGEYFFPGYKLDSGNYACVFVYPWNMDPSKFQPKLYAEDSAGNERSITFRYQAKATKFKHDTINVGEEFLQSKMPQFEAMYPDIKDPVQLYVKVNRDLRKENVAKLHEFAKKTSPKMLWEGPFLRMPNAAPRAGFGDGRTYNYKNQRIDEETHLGVDLASLENAQIPAANAGKVIFTGFFGIYGNAVVIDHGWGLQTIYSHLSQISAKEGDEVKRGTIIGNTGATGLAAGDHLHFGVILHGIEVQPIEWWDSHWIKDNITSKFQ, from the coding sequence ATGGGCAAATTTCTCTCGTTTCTTCTTCTGCTGATCCTCGTCGGTCTTGGCATCGGCGCGTATTTCTTCACCAGAGACATGGCCGCCCCCGAAGTGGTCCTCTCGCCGGACAGGGCCGTCACCGGCAGCAAGCGCGAGTTCTTGGCCACGGCCAAGGACCCTGGCTCGGGAATCAAGACCCTCAAGGTGTCCGTGCTCCAGGCCCAGAAGGAAACTACCGTTATTTCAAAGAACTACGACGGGGCGCCGCGCGAAATCCAGGAGAAGTTCAGCCTGGACCAGGCCGGTCTGCGCGAAGGTCAATTCGACCTGGTGCTGGTCGTCACGGACAAGTCCGTGTTCAATTTCAGCGCGGGCAACACCACCCGCATCACCAAGACCATGACCCTGGACAACAGGGCTCCGGTGATAAGCGTTCTGTCCCAGGCGCATATCATCAAGCAGGGCGGAGCCTGCGGAGTGGTTTATCAGGTGAACAAGGATGTCGAGCGCTCAGGCGTCCAGGTGGGGGAGTACTTCTTCCCCGGCTATAAGCTCGATTCGGGCAACTACGCCTGCGTTTTTGTGTACCCCTGGAACATGGACCCCTCCAAGTTCCAGCCCAAGCTCTACGCCGAGGACTCGGCCGGAAACGAGCGGTCCATCACCTTCCGCTACCAGGCCAAGGCCACCAAGTTCAAACACGACACCATAAACGTTGGCGAGGAATTCCTTCAGTCCAAGATGCCCCAGTTCGAGGCCATGTATCCCGACATCAAGGACCCGGTGCAGCTCTACGTGAAGGTCAACCGCGACCTGCGCAAGGAAAACGTGGCCAAACTCCACGAGTTCGCCAAGAAGACCTCCCCCAAGATGCTCTGGGAGGGCCCCTTCCTGCGCATGCCGAACGCCGCGCCCAGGGCCGGATTCGGAGACGGGCGCACCTACAACTACAAGAACCAGCGCATCGACGAGGAGACCCACCTGGGAGTGGACCTGGCCTCTTTGGAAAACGCCCAGATTCCCGCGGCCAACGCGGGCAAGGTGATCTTCACGGGATTCTTCGGCATCTACGGCAACGCCGTGGTCATCGACCATGGGTGGGGCTTGCAGACCATCTACTCGCACTTGAGCCAGATAAGCGCCAAGGAAGGCGACGAGGTCAAGAGGGGAACCATCATCGGCAACACCGGGGCCACTGGCCTGGCTGCCGGCGATCACCTGCACTTCGGCGTCATCCTCCACGGCATCGAGGTTCAGCCCATCGAATGGTGGGACTCGCACTGGATAAAAGACAACATCACCAGCAAGTTCCAGTAA